One Bacteroidota bacterium DNA window includes the following coding sequences:
- the lpxB gene encoding lipid-A-disaccharide synthase codes for MKYYIIAGESSGDMHAANLMSELKKLDSDADFRFWGGDLMQQEGGTIVKHISSLAFMGFFEVLKNIRTIFKNFKLCKNDLLFYKPDIIIFVDYPGFNLRIAKFAKQNNFRVFYYISPTIWAWHKSRIKTIKKYVDRMFVILPFEKEFYKKNNYDVDYLGHPLIDQLKKYEEKPDFEKFINKYNLPNIPVIALMPGSRNQEIEKILPVMLETAKSFPKYQFVICGTTSIKTSVYENYLQGSSTKIIFNKNYEILLNSTAALVKSGTSTLETALLDIPQVVCYKTSRLTYFIAKLLVKIKYISLVNLIMDKQVVCELIQNQCNPTEMIIELNKILPNTEDRNQLLSDYKKLHEILGDGKASEKIASLMFSYLNK; via the coding sequence ATGAAATACTACATAATTGCAGGCGAATCTTCCGGCGACATGCACGCTGCAAATTTAATGAGTGAGCTAAAAAAACTTGACTCCGATGCCGATTTTAGATTTTGGGGAGGCGATTTGATGCAGCAAGAAGGCGGAACTATTGTTAAACACATTAGTTCTCTTGCATTTATGGGTTTTTTTGAGGTATTGAAAAATATTCGTACTATTTTCAAAAATTTCAAGCTGTGCAAAAACGATTTGCTTTTTTACAAGCCAGATATTATTATTTTCGTAGATTATCCGGGTTTTAATTTACGAATTGCAAAATTTGCTAAGCAAAACAATTTTCGGGTATTTTATTATATTTCCCCTACAATTTGGGCTTGGCATAAGTCAAGAATTAAAACTATCAAAAAGTATGTTGACAGAATGTTTGTGATTTTGCCTTTTGAAAAGGAATTTTATAAAAAAAACAATTACGATGTCGATTATTTGGGTCACCCGCTAATAGACCAGCTTAAAAAATATGAGGAAAAGCCCGATTTTGAAAAGTTCATTAATAAATACAATCTTCCAAACATTCCGGTAATTGCACTTATGCCCGGCAGTAGAAATCAAGAGATTGAAAAAATATTGCCTGTGATGCTCGAAACTGCTAAAAGTTTCCCAAAATATCAATTTGTGATTTGCGGAACTACTTCGATAAAAACCTCGGTTTACGAAAATTATTTACAAGGCTCTTCAACGAAAATTATTTTCAACAAAAATTATGAAATACTGTTAAATTCTACTGCTGCATTGGTAAAATCGGGAACTTCTACTTTAGAAACTGCTCTGCTTGACATTCCACAAGTGGTTTGCTATAAGACCTCAAGGCTTACTTATTTTATTGCTAAGCTTCTCGTAAAGATTAAATATATTTCTTTAGTGAATTTAATAATGGACAAACAAGTAGTTTGTGAACTCATTCAAAATCAATGCAATCCGACTGAAATGATTATTGAACTGAACAAAATATTGCCAAATACCGAAGATAGAAATCAATTGCTATCGGATTATAAGAAGCTTCACGAAATTCTTGGAGATGGAAAAGCTAGCGAAAAAATTGCAAGTCTAATGTTCTCATATCTAAACAAGTAG
- a CDS encoding SpoIID/LytB domain-containing protein codes for MKKRIYLFIISLLIINVNFAQKIAICLFYTNSINTIVITPTFGSYTVSSDNQIISKLLKNEILYISEYQDSINIRGIKKNYGNFKNILIYQNEEEGSFRIKPIYPSLDARNYLGNLQIKSLKNKLQIVNRINIEDYISGVVETEGGAKAKLEYYKSQAIICRTYLIGHLRRHEEENFHLCDGVHCQAYKSKCSHNLEIVSSTNSTKNLIIVDENNLPITASFHSNCGGETVNSENVWTYPKKYLKSIIDTFCTDHNHSIWADSVQINNWINYLVENNFKIRTDINLKKLNFEQNQRKLFYVLNEDTISLKKIRADFGFKSTFFNIRTEGEKVYFDGKGYGHGVGLCQEGAMKMAVLGKNYSEIIEKYYRNISIREIDETIDGL; via the coding sequence ATGAAAAAGAGAATCTATTTATTTATCATCAGTTTATTGATAATTAATGTAAACTTTGCACAAAAAATTGCAATTTGTTTGTTCTATACCAACTCAATAAATACAATTGTAATTACTCCAACTTTTGGCTCATACACAGTTAGTTCAGATAATCAAATAATTTCTAAATTACTTAAAAATGAAATTTTATATATTTCTGAATATCAAGATTCTATTAATATTAGGGGAATTAAAAAAAACTATGGAAATTTCAAGAATATTTTGATTTACCAGAATGAAGAAGAAGGTTCATTTAGAATAAAACCAATTTATCCTTCATTAGATGCACGAAATTATTTAGGCAATCTTCAAATAAAATCGCTAAAAAATAAACTTCAAATTGTCAATCGTATTAATATCGAAGATTATATTTCGGGTGTAGTTGAAACTGAAGGTGGAGCGAAAGCTAAACTCGAATATTACAAATCGCAAGCAATTATTTGCAGAACATATCTGATAGGTCATTTGCGAAGACACGAAGAAGAAAACTTTCATTTATGCGATGGGGTTCATTGTCAAGCATATAAAAGTAAATGTTCGCATAATTTGGAAATTGTTTCGTCAACAAATTCAACTAAAAACCTGATAATTGTTGATGAAAATAATCTGCCAATTACAGCATCATTCCATTCAAATTGTGGAGGAGAAACTGTCAATTCGGAAAATGTATGGACTTACCCAAAAAAATATCTGAAATCTATTATTGATACTTTCTGCACAGATCACAACCATTCTATTTGGGCCGATTCGGTGCAAATCAACAATTGGATAAATTATCTTGTTGAAAATAATTTCAAAATCAGGACTGATATAAACTTGAAGAAGCTGAATTTTGAGCAAAACCAAAGGAAGCTTTTTTATGTCCTAAATGAAGATACAATTAGCTTAAAAAAAATTAGAGCTGATTTTGGATTTAAATCTACATTTTTCAATATCAGAACAGAAGGAGAAAAAGTATATTTCGATGGAAAAGGTTATGGTCATGGTGTAGGCTTATGCCAGGAAGGTGCTATGAAAATGGCCGTACTTGGCAAAAACTATTCTGAAATTATCGAAAAATATTATCGAAATATTTCAATAAGGGAAATTGATGAAACAATAGACGGCTTATAG